Part of the Lutra lutra chromosome 4, mLutLut1.2, whole genome shotgun sequence genome is shown below.
aaaattattttagtaaggAACACAAGATGTCACAATGCGGAAAGGCTGTGACAACTGATATGCCAGTTAAAAGGGGAAAAAGCTTCTTGAATCGGTAAGGCACTGCCTGCCTATGTGGTCCCCACATCACCAAGGCTCAGTTCTTCCCAGACTAAGACTTGGGATTCCAGTTCTCTGCAAACAGAAATATTATTCTTCTGGTTTCCTGGACAGAAGCACCCCTACCAAAATTATCCATGTTAGAAGGACATCAGGGAAGTCAAAGTGCTGGAGAAAACCTTGCTGGATTTCAAACAAATTCTACTTTCTAGAAAGTTTCTGCTGGATGCCCTTGAGGAGGAAGATGAAATAAACAGACAAAgcctggggtgaggggcagctATTTCCAGCCTGGAATTCTCAGTGTGGTGGAATACTGGGAAGATGTACAACAAAGTAGGAAACTGAGGAAGGAGcattattaattatacttcaatattatttatttgagggtctCTATTCAGAGACAACTGGGGTGATTTcacaggaagggagaagaaaacagtttttcaTGGGTGGTAAAGCTATTGTTAGTAAAGTTTTAATGAGGCACTCTGGGCATGGTCTTCTTAGCACAACCAAAATGGCTCTGGAGGCTTGGGGTCACATGACATTAATATGAGGGAATGGTTAACTTCATTCTGTTTGCTTCACATTCCTCTACAAACATTAATTGCCCAAGTTTCCCTGTTCAAGTGAAAAGAATAAGCATATGCAATTTTTTCACTTGATTATTGTATTTATTGGCCTGTATTTCTTCCAGATGCATTCCTGTTAAGGTTGAATATTCTAGCACATGTCCCCGCTACCCACCGCACAGGTGAGGAGCAGAGGCTCCTGCCCTCCCTGTCGGCTGATTATGACTGGTGTGCTTTGAGGACTTGTTCTGTGCCTAGTCTAAGCTCTTTATAAACCTTATCTCCACCTGATCCCCACATAACCCGGTGAAGTtgattatgttcattttattcccAATTTTCAGGAGATTGACTACGAGGaaggttgagtaacttgctcaAAATCATCCAGCTAGTAAGTGGATTCTAACCTGGCCCAGGTGTCTGCAGAGCACTGCAGTGCTCTCTACCTTTTGGGATGATGATGCTCCATGCTTGAGCTCCTCCTGATGTGAATTCTTACTGTCCTATGTTTGGTAGGAAAGTGTGCTCTGGTTCTATCTCTGGAACAAGTTTTGGGTTACTCTTGGAGCCAGATCTGCTTTGAGAAATTGTTGCCACTGAGAGGAGACAGCCTGCTAAGTAAAGAGCTCTAGCTTTAAGGTCAGAGTGATCTGGCTTACCATCTCGGCTCTTACATTACTGCTGTGTGACCTAGGCCAGGTGACTTAACCTTCCTGAACTTCAGCTACCCAGCAGTATACTCTACATAGAAAAAGCCAATACATTATTAATGGTATAAAACCTCTAGATTATATTCAGGTTCTGTGCCTCTGGAAGGCGACATCTCTAGGAGGTGAGAAGCGAGAATACAAAGAGGATGAAGGAcctaaagaagaaagagaggagtgaAACAGAGACTTGagcatttcttctcatttcagtCTTTTATGGCTTTTATAAATAATCCTTTCACATTAATAGAAAGTGAGTCTCAGGATAGGAGTGACATCCTCAGTTGGACTAACATTGGTGGCTACTGGACAGAAATGATCATCTGTAAGCCTTACAACAGCAAGATGAATAGCCCAACAatacagttgaggaaactaagAAAAGTTGAGTAACTTGCCTAATATCACACAGCTATTGAGTGGAATTTAAAACCTAGGACCATCCAGGACCAAATGCTATCCTCTTCCCATGACCCTCTTCTCGACCCATGCAACACTGAGTTCTGTGTGTGTTGCAGGTAACTTGGGCTCACTTCTCTTCTGCCTTCCCCAGCTTCCTGGCTGCTGGGCCCCTGAGCTCTCTACCTGCTGTAGTGCATAGAGTAGTGGGTCCAGAGCAGGGCTCCCTGCAAAGTAATACAGAAAATTTGATACTGGAAAAAGGTAACTGAAAGTAAATCCACTTAAAAGGGGTTTCCCAAATTTcactgtagttaaaaaaaaaaaaaaaaaagactaggacCTTATcttgaaaatgaaactaaaattaaaatgaaattaaattaaaatgacctGCTTaccttggtttccttttcctgGGTTCTGCCCACTCTGGGGAAACTTCACTTCAGTGGCCTCAAGTGGGGAAAGCACCATGCTTTTTCTGACACAGTGGACACTGAATAAATGCTAGCATCCCATTATTCAGCAAGGCCTACAGGTCCCTTGACATCATGATGATGGCCACACTCCTTGGACACCAGGTCTTGACCACTGAACAGTGGTCAGTGAACGTCTCTACTTccccatctttccttcttccagttcatagattttttttaatattttatttatttctttgacagagagagatcacaagtaggcagagaggcaggcagagagagtgagaggtaagcaggctccctgccgagcagagagcccaatgcgggactcgatcccaggaccctgagatcacgacctgagccgaaggcagcagcttaaaccactgaaccacccaggcgccccagttcataGATTTTTGTTCAACATTTCCCCTCATATTGTTTATGTCACAGCTGAGAGTTCTGCTGAATCTAATAAGAAATCTTCCCtgaaaaacttgaaacaaaagcCTGAAGATCCTAGAACAATTTCACACTAAAAATCTCTTTCAttcaggggcaccagggtggctcaatcagttaaatgtctgccttcagctcaggtcataatctcagggtcctgggatcaaaccccatgttgttgggctccctgctcagtgggtagcctgcttctccctctgcccccaacctccttgtgtacacacacactctctctctgtctcaaataaataaataaaaatcttttttaaaaatccctttcattcaacaaatatatattgctGATTTGGGCTCTGGGCCTCTGATGGTCTAAcctaggataggataggataggatgcTGGTGATAATGTGGCAAAAAGCCAGGTCTAGCCCTGCCCTTTCTGTTACCTTTCAACTCCCACCTGCCTCATTCCTGAGAGCCACCATCCCTACTCAAAGTATACTCTCTCCAGTCTTATCCTCTGCCATCTTTAGCCAGTCCAGCCTTTCCTGCCATCCCGTTCCCTTTCCAGGTGCTCTATCCTACATACACACAGGTGAGGCATGTGTCGTCTCCCCTCCACTGAATCAGAAGTCAGATGACATTGTCTTAGaattctgctgctgcttcccaaACGTCCTTCTAAAGTCCTCAGTTGAGACTTACTGTTtcatattcatttacttattaatcCACTCACCAATCAATTTTATTCTGTACCCTGCCTATAAACCACATAGCATAGGGTTCGAGCATGGACTCTGGAGTGAGAGTgaatttaaatcctggctctgccacttactagctggcagaccttgggcaaggtgcttttgttttctgtgcttcagtttacTCATGTATAAAATATGGGATGTTACTATTACCTACTCCATGAGGTTATTATAAGGGCTAAGTGAGTTAAGTCACAGAAAGTTCTTAGAACAGCACTTTACACAGACATCTTCAGTGAGTATTAGCTACTATGGGTACTGAGTGCCATTGCTGGGCTAGGAGCTAGGATGCAGGGGTGAACCGTACAGAGACAGTCACAGAAGCAAATACAAGGAAAAACGAGGTTTGTAGGAGGCTTTGTCCCAGGTGCTGGAGTGCATAGTGGGAGGAAACTGCAGACCCACAGAGTCCTAAACTGCTAAACACAGAGTCCTTACTGTGTTAGTTTCCTGTGACTGCtttaataaattatcacaaatttagtggcttaaaacaacacaaatttattatcttataactGTGGAAGTCAGAATTCCAGAATGGGTCTCTGGGTAAAAATCAAGGTTTCAGCAGGCCCAAGTTCCTTTCTGAAGGCTCTTGAGGTGAATCTGttctcttgccttttccagcttctaaaggTTGTGCATATTCCGTGGTTAGTATTCccctttcatcttcaaagccaacaatggCTGGTCAAGTCATTTTTATGATGCCATCTCCCTGGTTCTGACTTTTCTGTCTCCCCATTTAAGGATCCTTGTGATTGCGTTGGGCGTACCTGGATAAACCAGGATAATCTATGTTAAAGTCAACTGACTATCATCTTATTTCCATCTCTAACCTTTATTCTCCCTTGCCTTGTAATATAAGATATTAAGAGTTTTCAGGGATTAAGTCATGGATAGCTTTGGGTAGGGCCAATATTCTGCCTACTACAGTTACTTTCAGAGTTTTTAATTGAATAGGTCTGTGGTGGGGcccaataatttttatttgtaacaaGTTCCCAGAGGATGCTGATGCTCCTGATTCAGgagcacactttgagaaccactggtggaGAGACTTTGGTCATtcccatctttatccattcagcaagCTTTTCGGATCTCTATGTATGAGCCCAATGCTGTACTACCTACTGGGAATAGTGcctgccaattaaaaaaaaaaaaaaagcctataatCTAGCAAAGGGGGTAAACAATTTCAGTTTGGTGTGATCTATAGTCTAATTGAGCTAAGTGCAAAGTGCTAAGCATTCCCAGAGAAGAGAGCAACTAACAGGGGCAAGGGTGGGCTTTattgaggaggtgacatttgaactgacCATTGAAGAATAAAAAGAGATTCCCAGGAAGTTAGGGAGGGAAGAATATGGCAGGTATTGGGAATGGCGTATGAAAAAGAGCACAGGTTCAGGGAATGGGGAATAATTCTATGTGGTTGGAGTGGATAACGCATTGCGGTGGGAGGAGAATCGAAGTTGATAGAAAAATACCATGCCGTATTAAGGAATATAGTGGGCCTAAGTTACCTGCTAAGCCTACTCTGTGTTCTTTAAGAACATTCCTCTACAGATCCTACTGAAGATGAGAACCTCAGGCTGGCCTGTTTGGTCCATATGAGCTTACCTGACCCATAAGCTAAGACAATCTGATTTCCTTTCTCAGTAATTTACTCTAGGAGACATGACGGTTAGGGACACTTGGCTTGAGAATGCCTGTGGGGGGCCACGTGCTTGATGAACATGTAGGGGGTGGTGAGGAGAGGGTAGGGAGGAGTCTGCAGGAGAATGCAGCAAAGTCACGGCATGAAGCAGATCTGAAGTACACAAGAAAGCAAGACAGGAGCCAGCAGACATGGGACATTATCCCAAGGAACTCCCCTGCTGCCTGGCTGTACGTCTTCCTTCATGAaagtctgcccctccctctcttccgtctctctttcctttctttaggattccttcttctttaaaaaaaaaaaaacaaaacaaaaaaacaaaaaacaactttattttattaaagcagTTTTAAGTCTAcaacaaaactgagaggaagTTGCTGAGATTTCCTGAACAGTCCCTATCGCCACATAAGCAAAGCCCCTCCCATTATCAATCTCTCCCAACACGGCTCGCCAATGGTACATTTTTTTACCAAGGGTGAAGAtgcattgacacatcataatcatgCCAAGTCCATCCCTGTTTCtttataatacatttctttttatttattgtttattttttaaaagattttatttaggggcgcctgggtggctcagtgggttaaagcctctgccttcggctcaggtcacgatctcagggtcctgggatcgagcctcgcgtcggactctctgctcagcagggagcctgcttccccctgtctctctgcttgcctctctgcctacttgtgatttctctctctgtgtcaaataaattaaaaaaaaaaaagattttatttatttgacagagagaaagagagagcatgagcaggaggagtggcagggagaagcagaacccatcaagcagagacacccccccgcccccgccccgccacggggagctcgatcccacgacctgggaatcacgacctgagccgaaggcagacactgaaacgaccgagccacccaggtgcccctacatttctatttctgaaatgacatggagtacttttttttttttttttttttctgtagatgaTGATCACCATCTAATGCAAAGTTCAAATTTTATCTTGGCAGAAATGAGCCAGTAGTAGTGTATGAGGCAGAGGAGTAACACAGTTTGATTTGTGTTTCAGAAACATACCCAGCTGCAAAGAGGGGTCAGGGGAGCCGGTAAAAGCCTCCAGCATTAGGTGGGCAATTGAGGATGAGACCCTGAactcagggagaagcagggaggagggtgaaTCTGAAGGGATACTTGGGAGTGGAATTTGATAGGATTTAGTATCCTGAGTTGTAGGGAGCGCAGGGCAGAAAGAGTTAAGGACAGTCTTCAGTTTCTAGCTCAGTAAATCTAAAGAGTTGCAAAACTGTTAATAGAGAAAGTGAAGACAGGAtcatgttttgaaagaaagatattggggcacctgggtggctcagtgggttaagccgctgccttcggctcaggtcatgatcccagggtcctgagatggagccccgcatcgcatcgggctctctgctcagtggggagcctgcttccccctctctctctgcctgcctctctgcctacttgtgatttctctctgtcaaataaaaaaataaataaatctaaaaaaaaaaagatattaagctCAGTTTTAGACACACTTTACATCTGAGGAGTCCATAGTAACCTCCACTAGGCATTGACACTTTATTCCTGTAGGTCAACAGATGAGTTAGAATAGAGATGTAGTATCCACTTGACTAGATTAGATTCCAGAAAGAATTTAGcataagaagggagagaaaggcatgaaaaacaggaaggcaggaaggaaggaaggaaggaaggaaaggaaaagtaagacAACAGAAACATGAGGAATACTAATACTGACTGGCCAGAGGAGGAACATAACTGAGCCAAGGAATCTGAGAAGGAATGGTCGGAAGGGTAGAAAAAGAGCCAGGAGAAAGTGAATCATAGAAGGTAAGGGAGGAGAGTTTTAAGGAAGAGGGGATGACCATATGGATCAAATTGTATATTGGGGTTAAGTAAGATGAAAGCTGAAggtaatttatattaaatatttgaggcATTGTCCCTAAAGAGAGCAGTTGCATCAAAATGGAGTGGTGGTAATAAGATGAGGcattgggcatctgggtggctcagtagtttaagcatctgccttcagctcaggtcccaggagtcctgggatggagccctgcatggggctccctgctcagcagggagtctgcttcctccccacccagcccctcatccagcttgtgctctctctctcttgctctttctccctctcaaataaataaaagaaaagtaagatgAGGTCATTTGGGTGAGGAGTGACTGGTTTATAAGAAAGTAGGTAACACAAGAGACAGCTACCCTCTCTAGAAGTTTGGATGTGAAGGAAAAGAGACATctgggcagatgcttaaggatGAAGAGAGATAAAAGTACTCTGGTTGCAAACTGACCTAAAGTTTCATCCTCCCTGACTCTACACCCTTTGCTATGTGACTTTGCAGCTCCTCCCACCAAGAAGTAGGATCTATTTCCATGTTCCCCAGCTGGCCTTGTAACTTGCTTTTGCCAATAAAATGAAGTGGAAGTGATAGTGTGCCAGCTAAAAAGGCCCTGTGCACTTCTGCTCTCTCGAAAGCCTGCCTGGCTGGACTAGCCCGTGCTACCTTGTGGGTAAGTGATCAGTGGCCCATCCCCCCACTTCACCATAATTAATAACCCACTGATTGCCAGGCACATGAGGGAGATCATCCCTGACTGCCCTGCCCCAGCCGACCAGCCAGCTGACTGCATAACTCATGAGGATGTACAGTCAAGATTTCAGGTCCAGCTGAAGTCAGGGGAGCCTGGCTCAGCTCAACAGAACTTCCGGAAGGACTCACTAAACTATGAGTTAATAAAAATGGTTATTGCTTTAAGCCATTTTTGGGGGGCACTTTTTTACACATCAACAGCTCATTGATTCAAGAGAATATTGGGAGGTTTTCATTATCTTGCTTTGGCAGGGGGGAGATTTGAACATATCTGCACATTGTGGGGGAAAGGACAGGTTTAAGTTTCAAGAAAGGGAGTAAGTGACAGTAGGAGGGGACGTGACCAAAAGCTCAGGTGTAAGATTAGCCTGGGAAAAGACAGAGGCTGCCTTTGTTTTTGAGATAAGAGAAGCAAGTGGGATTGGAGGACGGGGTCTGGGACTGAAATTGATTGCATCACTTGGGCTTCAGCTAGGTGTGAGCCAGGTGCTATCATCTCCGGACGTGCTCACAGTTAACATCCAACCAAAAATTAACGTCCCAAACTCATGCGTTTCCACATCTGTCAAAGCTAAAAGGGGCGTCTGAGAcagatttccttttgttttcactgGCGTGTCAAATGCTGCAGTGACAGCAAAGGAATAATCTTCAGTTTGTGTATAATGAGGTCTGAAATTTCCGTCTCTACACATTGATCATGAATCTTATTTCACTAGATAAACTGACAGCAGAGTCTCAGGTACTTaaacaaaattctgaaaaaaatcaacacaacCACCCACATCTATGATTTCTTTCCTGCTGTCACTTTTATGGTTCAGTTATTTTGTCTATATGCATTCATTTCCAGTTTTGTCTGGATTTCTCAACAGCCGAATCATTCCTTAATCCTAGACATATACTCCTCTATCCTGGAGAATGATTTAGTAGAAAGACAGCTGGAATGGGAGGCAGAAAAACGGAGTTCTAGTCTTGACTCTGCTATTAACTAACAAACTTATCCAAGCGAAGtcactgaacctcagtttccttatcggGAAAACATATTCCTCCAACAGAAACTTATTGGTACCAGGCACTGTTGTGAGTGTTTAGGATACATCAGCAAAGAAAGCAAAGACCCCGCCCTCAGGAGCTTATATTCTGGAGGAGTCAGACAGTGAGAAACAAATGCAATAAACAGGATAATTATATCAGATGATAGATGGTGAAAAGTGTGGGAAAAAATCGAAAATAAAGTGGAGTTGGGGGCTAGAAGGAACTAAAGGAGTTACCATGGGGTTATCTGGGGAAAGAGGGCTCCAGGCAAAGTCCCTGagtatttcttatctttcttgtCTTAGTCACTCCATTTCTCCTTACTAACCTCAGAGCAGGTTTATAATGCATATAACCTCTAGGCCAGTCTTCCGTACTACTCCATACATTTCTTTGAACAGCCAACAAACATCCCATTGGCATTAGGTACAAGAGCCTCTCACCTTGCATTTACTTTCAGGGATTGCTTTTGGTATTTTCCTGCCATCCAAAAGGCTAGATCTGTATTATGATGTATTATGCCACACATCAGGTGGGCATTTCCTCCTGGCTCTGCACAGGACAGTGGAAGCCAGCAaatggatctttaaaaaagacatggCTCTTGATAAAGTACCTACCATTTCTGAACGCCTCTTACATGCCATTCTTTATTCCCCCTCTAATCCCCCTTTATTCCTCACCAcacttctgtctctctctggggGTAGGTAGCATTTTCCCACTTTACTGATAACAAAACAGTGattcaaagaattttgaaaacttactatggtcacacagctagtaagtctCATGGTCAGAATTtgcttcctggggtgcctgggtggctcagtgggttaagcttctgccttcggctcaggtcatgatctcaaggtcctgggatcgagtcccgcatcgggctctctgtttagcagggagcctgcttcctcctcctctctctctctctctgcctgcctctctgcctacttgtgatctctgtctgtcaaacaaataaatttttaaaatcttaaaaaaaaaaaagattctctctctaaaaaaaaaaaaaaaaagaatttgtttcccAAGCACACTTTCCATTAGCTGTACTGCACAGCTTCCTTTCCTCCTAAATGTCCTTTAATGCAGCTGGAAAACCAGATATAGATATATGAGAGGACAAGAGGGTGGTTTTGAGGCCTGTAGCATGGTGGTGAAGCACTTGGCTCTGCAGCTAGACAGCTTAATGTCAAACTCCAATTCTGCCATGTTATAACTGTGATCAGCAGctagttacttaacttttctgagcctcccTTCCCTCATTTGTAAATATGCATAATATGAGTCCCTGTCATAAAGTTGTGGGGGCGACTCAatgaaatatttcacataaaGTGCTTACTTAGCATAGTATCTCTTACATAACTCTAACATAGGTTAACAATTATCCTCTTATACTATTGATGGATTTCTTAAAAAGCtcatgtatatattaaaatatctctAAAAGGCTCAGGAACTGAGAACTTACTTTTTTCACTTTGAGTGTTTGtacaatgtacacatttaaatgTTGGGTCAATGATATTACTTATTCAAGAAAACAACCAGACAACTAGACAGCTTTAAAGTACCATTATATGATGATTGTAAGGACTTTggagtaataataattattccataatttatttGGATAGACAGATTTGGAGGAGGTTTCTTGGAGGAGATGATTGAACAGGGCCTCGAAGCAGGTATAGCATTTTGATGACAGAATAACGAACTGAGAGGCATTTTACGTGAAAGAGTCTTGCAAAGCTGAGCAGACAGGCAGGAAAGAGTAGCCAGCAAATGCAGTTCTGTTCTGTGATAATTGTTTGGTACCGTGGTAACAACTAATACAGGTGATAGTGTTTTTCAAATACCTGTAATAGAAAAGAGAGGGTGTAAGTGAAAAATTGCCTAAACACTCCACTCAAACACAAAAATTGAGAGAGATTGCTGGTTGAGGCCAATTCCATGAGCCCTGCTGCCAGAATTATTCCGGTTCATCAGTCCAAATTGAGCTGGAGGCACCTTTgacatccccctctctctgcctgcaggtcAGCTGTCTCCAGTCCTGAGGTCATCACTCATCAAGAGGGGATAATCCCAAGGACAGCAGGACCTGCTTCGTCACTCGGATTTAGGAGTGACAAACCCATCAGGCAACTAAACAGTAACAATGACCCACCATTAAACACACTGAGAGAAGAGCATGATGAGGAGATTGTAGAGAAGAATCCTGGAGCTCTTGCTGACAACACCAATGGAGATGCTGACCACTGTGAGCTCTGCCCATTGAACTGCAGTAAAAAAATCTCCCCCTCCCGAGAGATGCTCGGATGCAGGCACAATATCAGTTCAGACCTATATGTGGACTCAGAGTGGAAAGAATTTGGACTGTGAGGTAAACAGACTTGGGTCTGAATTGTTATTCTGCCACTTCCGTGTAGTACGTTTTtggcaacattaaaaaaaaaaatctctctcagcctcagttttcttgtctgcaAAATGGATCTAATACCTCCACAGAGGGCTTTTAAAAAGAGGACCAAATGTAACAGTATTTAAAAAGCACAAGCTAGGTACTTCTCTTTATGGAGGAAGAGCAAGATGTGGGGCCCAAAAGGGAAAtggcacatattaaaaaaattttctttgaattattttttgtcCTAGGCACCCTATGTCAGAATGTATGCTTATTTCTTTAGATACcaggtgaaagagagagagagagaaatggagaaaggcAGGAAGTCAGATTCTGGCTCTCACACAAGAAAATTCACTCTACATAATTTTCAGACGATTTTGCTGTCCTTCCTCAAACACCGGGGCCACAGGCATCATGCCAAAGAATTCAGCAGCCTGGAAGATATTTTAAACTGATTCTGGGACTGAACGACAGGCCGTTTGCGCCATATGCCACTGACACGTTAATCTAGGCAAGGCTGCTAGGCACCTGGGGACATCCATGCTAAAATGCCATTTAGGCAGGGCATGCCGAGTCCAGCGGCAGAAGTTCACTAGCGCAAAGTGTGAGGGCAGCCAAGAAGATAGAAGTGGCAAGGAAGAGTGAGAAGGAGTGCCGTGTCTAAGCCTTGGAAGATCTTCTGAGTTGCAGACACTTCATTATCCTTCTGCGAGAGATGCAGATTCGACAAAACATTAAAACCAGGTATTTACAGGCTGGACAAGTGAGTATCTGCTACTTTTTCCACCCATTATCCCACGTGACCTCCCTTATACCCACTTGCAAATACTGGGCAATGCTCTAGTCCGTTAGAATGGCCTCCTTTATTCCTCCTGTTACGTCATGAAAAGCAAGAGGCTGCTGAGCGACTGTAGTAGATGCCCCCATGTCAGACTTTCCAGGATCCAATTTGGTGGGAGCACTCGGCCTTtggtctccctcttccctttgccCAGCCCTGGTTTCTTGGTTACTCTGAACAGTAATGAGCTTCTCCACCCCAGCATGAGGACAGACTCACAGCTAGCACATGAAAAAGGCTGAGCTCATGTGGGGCAACTACTCTGTTTCATGGGCAGATCACACATCTGTTTTTTCCCTTCGTCTGCAATGCAACTatactaatgatttttttttttttaagtagaaataagGCAGTACTATGGCTTTCTGAGAAAAAAGTCACACTGCAGGGTAACTGCAACAGACACCATAAAAGGAGCTGGAATGAAATGCCCACCCACTCTTGTCATTGGAGCAAATGATTTCCAAAAGCAAGAGAATCATTCTAACTTAGGGGATCTCAACAAACAAATAGAATCACTGGcctaattattttcttccaggcaaatgaaacttttaaaaatcagctctTCCTGTTAATGTTAGCTATTTTGCATAATCAGAAGAATCTGAAAGgttataaaaataagattaagcCACCCAAGAACGTGGGAGTTCCCCAAAGTTCTCTATGGTGAGTAGTTCAGAGTTGTCATTGTTGAGGATAGGCTCTAGAATCAGCCCGTGATTCAAGTCCAGAGCTCTGTCCCTTACTCCCTAATGACCACTGGCAACTTactcaacacccccccaccaagtgtctgtttttttgtctgTAAACTTGCACAGAGTAACCCCACCTTCCAGGGCTGTTATGAGACTTCAAAGAGAAGATCTGTGAGTGGTGAGGAGCATGATTTCTGTCATGAGTTCAGGCaatttatgttaaaattataGACCAGATCTTGGGGGCCACATGTCACTTATGTTTTTCAATGGAGAGACATTATTCCTATGAGTTCTTAGCAAAAACCAAATAGATGTTTTAATCACAAAATAATAGGCATTTTCTGAGCCTTTACTACTAGTCCCACTGGGCTGTGTTATGcattataaaagatttataaggtggggcgcctgggtggctcagtaggttaagcctctgccttcggctcaggtcatgatctcagggtcctgggatcgagccccgcatcgggatctctgctcttcggggagcctgcttccccctctctctgcctgcctctctgcctacttgtgatctctgtcaaataaataaataaataaatcttaaaaaaaaataaaagatttataagaagagttttgttttgttttgttttgtttttttgcttagTAGTTTAAAGCTAGCCCCGAAGAAAAGTAATACCAATCTTATCCAAAACCCAATGATTGGCAATTCCATCTTAAATGAGATCCATCTTAAAACCCATCTTAAATGAGATC
Proteins encoded:
- the LOC125097361 gene encoding uncharacterized protein LOC125097361, whose protein sequence is MSLRVRLRESADRTRRGGEEGWEWEEEEEAGGMGRSWLWRARARARQLQVRGRTVEASLLRRRRGRKPLGFRTPTRASFPTRSLCGPNPVSAVSSPEVITHQEGIIPRTAGPASSLGFRSDKPIRQLNSNNDPPLNTLREEHDEEIVEKNPGALADNTNGDADHCELCPLNCSKKISPSREMLGCRHNISSDLYVDSEWKEFGL